Sequence from the SAR202 cluster bacterium genome:
ATGCAGAACCTGCCGCAGCCGCTGCGCCTTTACTACATTCTGCCGATGTTCCGCTACGAGCGGCCCCAGGCCGGTCGCTTCCGCCAGTTCCACCAGGTGGGCATGGAGGCCATCGGCGATCCGGGCGCCTCGATTGACGCTGAGGTGATAGAATTCGGCTGGAGGCTGCTGAGGGCGCTCGGGCTGAACGATATCGCGCTGGTGCTCAACTCAATTGGCGACCCAAACTGCCGCCCGGCGTACCTGAGGAGGCTCAAAGAGTATTACCAGGGGCGGGTGGGCGAGATGGTGCACCAGGACTGCAAGCGCAGGCTCGAGCGTAATCCGCTGCGACTGCTGGACTGCAAGCAGGAGGCATGCCGGCCGCTAATCGCCGGTGCGCCGAACAGCATCGATAACCTTTGCGCGGAGTGCGCCGCACACTGGGAAAAGCTCAAGACGCACCTGGCCGCCATCGGCATCAGCTACACGATCGACAACCGGCTGGTCCGCGGGCTCGACTACTACACCCGCACTGTTTTTGAGTTCATCCCGCCAGTTGCAGGGAGCCAGAGCACGATTCTCGCTGGAGGCCGGTACGACGGGCTCATCCAGGAGCTGGGCGGGAAGCCCACGCCCGGCATCGGCTTCGGCATGGGCATTGAGCGCATCATCCTGAACCTCAAGCGCGTGGGCGCTCTCTCTGAGGTGAAGCCGCAGACGAAAGTACTCGTCGCACACATGGGGGAAGCGGCGATGCAGGCCGCAATGCCCATCGCGTCCGGCCTCCGCGACAGTGGCATTACGGCAGTGCTGGGCCCTGCGGGCCGGAGCCTCAAGAGCCAGCTACGATACGCCCAGTCCATCGGCGCCACGCACGCCGCAATCCTCGGCGATGAGGAGCTTGCGAAGGGCGTCGTCGTGCTGAAAGACCTTTCCCTGGGTGAGCAAAGGGAAGTGGAACCGTCCGGCGTCGCATCTGCCCTGGAGGCAGCCAAGCAGGCGGTCTAGCGACAACCCGCCATACCTAATGCGCAGAGTGCTTCGTCCCACCGTTCGTAGCGGCGCTCATGATTTTCGCCTGCCCGCCTGCTTCGAAGACCAGCTTGCGCGTGGGGAAGGCGATCTCGATGCCTTCCTGGTTGAAGCGCTTGTGCAGCGCCGGGATGTAGGCGTCCCTTATCGCGAACTGGGAACCGAAGTCCTTCGCGCGAAACACAGTGTTGAAGTTGATGTTGGAGTCCCCAAACTCGAAGAACCTCACGACGGGCGTGAATGCCTTCACCGCTCCAGGCTGCTCCTCCGCCACCTTCGCCGCCACCTCGAGGGCCACTTTGCGCACATGTTCCAGGTCACTGGAGTAAGAGACGCCGCATGGCACCACCATGGCCACCTCGGAATTGGGCGCCATGTAGTCAGTTACGATGCTGTCCGCCAGCTTGCTGTTCGGGATGATGACGATGTTGTTCAGCGGGGTCAGGATCTTCGTCGTGCGCCAGCCGATGTCCTGGATCGTGCCTGTCGGACCGCCTTCTATCTGGATCATGTGTCCCGCGCCAAGCCTGCCATCGGAGACCAGGTAGGCGCTCGCAATGAAGCTGCTCAGTGTCGGCTGGAGAGCGAGCGCCACTGCAAGACCGCCGATGCCCAGGCTCGCCATCAGCGGGCTCACCGAAACACCCAGGGTGTCCAGCGCGATCATCAAGGTCACGGCGTAGATAATCGCAATCACGACTCGTTGCGCTATCGGGAGTAACCGGTCGTCCAGGTCGGACTCTGTCCTTGATGCAACCTCTGTGCTGTACCACTTGCCGAACGCCGATACGACCCGGTGCAAAGCAAAGCCCGCCGTGAAGATAAGCACGGTCCGGAATACCGCCTCAAGGGTGCCCTGGTATGCGTCTAAGCTCTTGATGATCGTCAAAGCGGCGTACGTGTTGACTACGACTACCAGGAGGGTGATGGGTGACCTGAGGGCGTGTACGACAAGGTCGTCCAGGGTAGTCTTCGTCTTCTTCGTTATCTGGTGCAGTACGCCCTCGAACACGAAGTTGACGATACGTGAGACAAGGAAGGAGGCGGCGAATACGCCGAATGAGAACGCTATCTCGTAATACCAGTGGTCGTGGATGAACTCGGGCAGCATCGTTGTCCTCGCCGTTACGCCTGCGTGTCCCGCAGGCCGGGCAGCACAAGAGAATACACCTAAAGCGCGATTCGCACAATGCCTATCATGAATGAAGTTTCACGGGAAGGTGTGGTATCCTGCGCCGCAGAATTCTTCCGCGCGAGGTGACTTGTGGCTGCCGCACCTTCCATAACCGCTTCCACCATCGCGGCGCCGCCTGCATGGGCGCTGCTCCAGCGCGCCATCTTCGACAACACGGGCCGGTCTGTAGAGCTCTTCATGCAGAAGTACACCGAGCGCAACGGCAGCCCATACTATGCCGACGATATGGACGATCTGTACGAGTGCGCTTAAAACTGGGGCCACTTCTATGCCCTCGGCGGCGGCAAGGATACCCTGGACCGTGCCCTCAGGTTCTGGAACGCCGTGACCCGATGGGGCGACAGCAGCTATGCGAGCCGCCCCAGGCACCCGCACTGGATGCGCGGCAATGTCCGGGAGGATTTCAAGCAGCAGCTAACGAACGAGTACTGGAACACAGCTCGGCCGCATGGGGCTGAGTGGCACCACCAGGGAGAGGCCAACCACTCCTTCTACGGCTTCGGCCTGCCGGACCCTACCATCTCGGAGAACGTCCGCCGCGCCAGGCGCTTCGCGGCGATGTTCATAGGTGAAGACCCATCCGCGCCGAACTGGGATGCGAAACACAAGATAATTCGCTCGCCGATGCACGGCAGCACCGGCCCGTACCTCAAGACCAACGTGGAAGAGGTCGCGTGGTGGC
This genomic interval carries:
- a CDS encoding histidine--tRNA ligase, encoding MPQQFQAPRGTSDVLPEDQKYWRYIQAKAEETAARFGYERIDTPMFEDAKLFVRGVGETTDIVEKETYTFEDRGGDMVTLRPEGTAPVCRAYLEHGMQNLPQPLRLYYILPMFRYERPQAGRFRQFHQVGMEAIGDPGASIDAEVIEFGWRLLRALGLNDIALVLNSIGDPNCRPAYLRRLKEYYQGRVGEMVHQDCKRRLERNPLRLLDCKQEACRPLIAGAPNSIDNLCAECAAHWEKLKTHLAAIGISYTIDNRLVRGLDYYTRTVFEFIPPVAGSQSTILAGGRYDGLIQELGGKPTPGIGFGMGIERIILNLKRVGALSEVKPQTKVLVAHMGEAAMQAAMPIASGLRDSGITAVLGPAGRSLKSQLRYAQSIGATHAAILGDEELAKGVVVLKDLSLGEQREVEPSGVASALEAAKQAV
- a CDS encoding mechanosensitive ion channel family protein; translated protein: MLPEFIHDHWYYEIAFSFGVFAASFLVSRIVNFVFEGVLHQITKKTKTTLDDLVVHALRSPITLLVVVVNTYAALTIIKSLDAYQGTLEAVFRTVLIFTAGFALHRVVSAFGKWYSTEVASRTESDLDDRLLPIAQRVVIAIIYAVTLMIALDTLGVSVSPLMASLGIGGLAVALALQPTLSSFIASAYLVSDGRLGAGHMIQIEGGPTGTIQDIGWRTTKILTPLNNIVIIPNSKLADSIVTDYMAPNSEVAMVVPCGVSYSSDLEHVRKVALEVAAKVAEEQPGAVKAFTPVVRFFEFGDSNINFNTVFRAKDFGSQFAIRDAYIPALHKRFNQEGIEIAFPTRKLVFEAGGQAKIMSAATNGGTKHSAH